In Salvelinus sp. IW2-2015 unplaced genomic scaffold, ASM291031v2 Un_scaffold1212, whole genome shotgun sequence, one DNA window encodes the following:
- the LOC112070049 gene encoding tetratricopeptide repeat protein 5 isoform X1, which yields MAEVEKDGDPATDKDDLQILKERVDELYHFRDHYFETHCVEDAKRKPSDVAQEMEKTLKKLEEKEGEITEKKESYKHSAEFLLLRGRSLGVAPEFSTTAGECLSRAVKLEPGLVEGWNTLGEQYWKKGDLTTAKTCFTGALQQSKNKVSLRSLSMVLRQLPGGGGDEQGKRVLESVAMARQAVQLDVTDGTSWYILGNAYISLFFTCRQNPQMSQQALSAYAQAEKVDRTATSNPDLHFNRATLFQYEEMFGSALGGYSRAAALDPAWEEPPERERQLLEYLEKLTALTENKGKVKARRLRTMLSNLSPLALGPCSSPQFRSPAGRVGSLEPRTLSALTHGHNAGVATLGKVVFSLASEGRMAFTFGMVDSEETCCVVMVYNTADNWGVLIGDSVVIPEPQVKRHSVAHNDQTFDFRSIRVDSPLLLIVNGKRQNVQAQTAASVSYKPQSE from the exons ATGGCGGAAGTGGAGAAGGATGGTGATCCTGCGACTGACAAAGATGATTTACAGATTTTAAAA GAACGAGTGGATGAGTTGTATCATTTTCGGGATCATTACTTTGAGACTCACTGTGTGGAGGATGCAAAGAGGAAACCGAGTGATGTGGCACAGGAGATGGAGAAGACACTAAAGAAGCTGGAGGAGAAAGAAGGTGAGATAACAGAAAAGAAAG AGTCGTATAAGCACAGTGCTGAGTTCCTGCTGCTGCGGGGCCGATCCCTGGGGGTGGCTCCGGAGTTTAGCACCACCGCTGGGGAGTGCCTGTCCCGGGCCGTGAAGCTGGAGCCTGGACTAGTGGAGGGCTGGAACACACTGGGGGAGCAGTACTGGAAGAAAGGAGACCTGACCACCGCTAAGACCTGCTTCACTGGAGCCCTGCAGCAG AGTAAGAACAAAGTATCTCTGCGTagtctgtccatggtgctgaggCAGCTGCCAGGAGGGGGCGGTGATGAGCAGGGGAAGAGGGTGCTGGAGAGCGTGGCCATGGCCAGGCAGGCTGTACAGCTGGACGTCACCGACGGCACCTCCTGGT ACATCCTGGGGAATGCCTACATCTCCCTGTTCTTCACCTGCAGACAgaatccacagatgtctcagcAGGCTCTGAGTGCCTATGCACAGGct gagaAAGTGGACCGAACAGCAACCTCCAACCCCGATCTGCACTTCAATAGAGCCACG CTGTTTCAGTATGAGGAGATGTTTGGGTCTGCCCTGGGCGGGTACAGTCGCGCTGCGGCCCTGGACCCTGCGTGGGAGGAGcctccagagagggagaggcagctaCTGGAATACCTGGAGAAACTCACAGCACTCACAGAGAACAAG GGGAAGGTGAAGGCCCGGCGCCTGCGAACGATGCTCTCCAACCTCAGCCCGTTGGCCCTGGGGCCGTGCTCCTCCCCTCAGTTCCGCTCCCCCGCAGGCCGCGTTGGGAGCCTGGAGCCCCGGACCCTGTCTGCCCTGACACACGGCCACAATGCTGGGGTGGCTACCCTGGGAAAGGTGGTGTTCAGTCTGGCCTCAGAGGGACGCATGGCCTT taCGTTCGGCATGGTGGACAGTGAGGAAACATGCTGCGTGGTCATGGTCTATAACACAGCAGATAACTGGGGAGTTCTGATTGGAGACTCTGTGGTCATCCCRGAGCCMCAGGTCAAACGCCACAGTGTAGCACACAACGACCAG ACGTTTGACTTCCGCAGTATACGAGTGGACTCCCCTCTGCTCCTCATCGTCAACGGCAAGAGACAGAACGTCCAGGCTCAGACTGCAGCCTCAGTCAGCTACAAGCCCCAGAGTGAATGA
- the mettl3 gene encoding N(6)-adenosine-methyltransferase subunit METTL3: MSDTWSNIQAHKKQLDSLRERLQRRRKDPTQLAAEVGGSSTEGAAARSESPGPALQSPPQEEAERPPDPELEKRLLGYLSDLSLSLPTDSLTITDELNTSEVPVTHGCIQSLLLKFSAQELIEVRQPSVATSPSSSSTLVISVDHTKLWAMIGGGALGQRKRKAEDQAHHKRPPGSSPALQSPPSPPPTSSISLAPASSSQLTGPSDWKAGGGRGGADKQGRTSKGQTSHLDMEIESLLNQQSTKEQQSKKMSREILELLNTSTAKEQSIVEKFRSRGRAQVQEFCDHGTKEECTRSGFTPQPCTKLHFRRIINKHTDESLGDCSFLNTCFHMDTCKYVHYEIDAPPEAEGGLMGPQAGGMEVGLHQGEEDSNVGKLFPSQWICCDIRVLDVSILGKFSVVMADPPWDIHMELPYGTLTDDEMRKLHIPVLQDDGFLFLWVTGRAMELGRECLSLWGYERVDEIIWVKTNQLQRIIRTGRTGHWLNHGKEHCLVGVKGQPQGFNRGLDCDVIVAEVRSTSHKPDEIYGMIERLSPGTRKIELFGRPHNVQPNWVTLGNQLDGIHLLDPDVVARFKKRYPDGVISKPKNM; this comes from the exons ATGTCGGATACATGGAGCAACATCCAGGCACACAAGAAGCAGCTGGACTCGCTGCGAGAGAGACTGCAGAGGCGACGGAAAGACCCCACGCAACTCGCTGCAG AGGTGGGAGGCAGCAGTACTGAAGGGGCTGCAGCGCGGAGTGAGAGTCCCGGACCAGCCCTCCAGAGTCCCCCACAGGAGGAGGCTGAACGTCCCCCGGACCCTGAACTAGAGAAGAGACTCCTGGGTTATCTGTCGGACCTGAGCCTCTCACTGCCCACTGACTCCTTGACCATCACTGATGAGCTCAATACT TCTGAAGTGCCTGTCACCCATGGCTGCATCCAGAGTCTGCTGCTCAAGTTCTCTGCCCAGGAGCTCATCGAAGTCCGGCAGCCATCCGTGGccacctccccctcttcttcctcaaCGCTCGTCATCTCCGTGGACCACACAAAACTCTGGGCCATGATTGGGGGCGGGGCCTTAGgccagaggaagaggaaagcAGAGGACCAAGCCCACCATAAACGTCCGCCAGGTTCCTCCCCTGCTCTCCAGAGCCCGCCCTCCCCTCCGCCCACTTCCTCCATCTCCCTGGCACCGGCTTCCTCCTCCCAGCTGACCGGGCCCTCTGATTGGAAGGCTGGAGGAGGAAGGGGCGGGGCAGATAAACAGGGCAGGACCAGTAAAGGGCAGACGTCTCACCTGGACATGGAGATAGAGAGCCTCCTGAACCAGCAGTCCACCAAGGAGCAGCAGAGCAAGAAG atgaGCAGAGAAATCCTGGAGCTTCTGAACACCAGCACAGCTAAAGAGCAGTCCATCGTTGAGAAGTTCCGCTCACGCGGTCGGGCTCAGGTCCAGGAGTTCTGTGACCACGGGACCAAAGAGGAGTGTACGCGGTCTGGGTTCACACCCCAGCCCTGCACCAAGCTGCACTTCCG ACGCATCATCAACAAGCACACAGACGAGAGTCTTGGAGACTGCTCCTTCCTCAACACCTGTTTCCACATGGACACCTGTAAATACGTGCACTATGAGATCGACGCCCCTCCAGAGGCAGAGGGGGGCCTGATGGGACCCCAGGCTGGGGGCATGGAGGTGGGACTACACCAGGGGGAGGAAGACAGCAACGTGGGGAAACTGTTCCCCTCTCAG TGGATCTGTTGTGACATCCGGGTCCTGGACGTTTCGATTCTGGGGAAGTTCTCTGTGGTGATGGCTGACCCTCCCTGGGACATCCACATGGAGCTGCCCTACGGAACTCTGACGGACGATGAGATGAGGAAGCTCCACATCCCCGTCCTCCAGGACGACGGCTTCCTCTTCCTCTGGGTGACTGGCAG GGCTATGGAGTTGGGTAGAGAATGTCTGAGTCTTTGGGG CTATGAGCGTGTTGATGAGATCATTTGGGTGAAGACCAACCAGTTACAGAGAATCATCCGTACCGGGAGGACTGGTCACTGGCTAAATCATGGGAAGGAGCACTGCTTG GTGGGCGTGAAGGGACAGCCCCAGGGATTCAACAGAGGGCTGGACTGTGATGTCATCGTggcagag GTGCGTTCCACCAGCCACAAGCCAGATGAGATTTATGGAATGATTGAGAGACTCTCACCTGGTACCAggaagattgagctctttggcagACCTCACAATGTCCAAcccaactg ggTAACTCTTGGTAATCAGTTAGATGGCATTCACCTCTTGGACCCTGATGTCGTGGCTCGCTTCAAGAAACGTTACCCAGATGGAGTCATCTCCAAACCCAAGAACATGTAG
- the LOC112070050 gene encoding sal-like protein 2, which produces MSRRKQKRPQQLVNSDQGGTRILSHDDQLSAKSPSMSLGSELTSSGSSSSSPTSLEGRQPPLAPRPSPGGLHAPSLPSESSPPPHWPSHIAPYTTTSLPNTHSSLSPDFPHPSLSSQTQSLPLNLNQTSGHCLSHQAHSHATMTSPQMGSSATTTTTTTSSLSSSLPPRQESTSPGHQNGSSPPVPGLGQIQVPLTLAVVLEELRVLQQRQIHQMQMTEEICRHVLRLGGAIYTQDTSQAGSGENHQRSTAGSPSPTHHSYSVPVPSSASPLLACLPSLLPQPTVSKPSLSSHTNGSRVPNSSTSPSSSSSTTWSSSIASSVHPLSLGLPPRYLHEKSSNTSPFGHSNGVSFPTPPLPTTSHSQDHLLLSSSSSAGSSSAVRPQHACKFCGKVLSSDSSLQIHLRSHTGERPYLCPVCLSRFTTRGNLKAHFLRHREQNPELSLSLLPPALEQPAPVATTAGQRRRKRRAEDEEPPFGGVKGMTEGMALSFLSGASPXLSPSSMPMSPSMDMALLSTAHSLLQLNRASAAAASASSSVLPSSSSSSMGGQFKGVKQQRFDENTPPHSTIHPGSPYSQLAHFPKILFPGGPSPHHLALLCPPGSHTTASHLTSPHTQLPYPPYSKPQTSSSSTTSFTQTSDTSKLQRLVMKLEKQHQGGGQSSSFGPADGFFSNRDTHGHDLTTNSYRREMMAALGLNPNPGAMVSSNSQAQDLPGSTNPALSPNQCGVCLRVLSCPRALSLHQATHLGERPFPCKLCGRSFSTKGSLRAHLATHRARPANSRTQNSCPLCPRKFTNALVLQQHIRMHLGGQIPPGGEGEEGTNMAQEDPTDLSQMTTDSRSKPCLQGLHPLALTMTSSISNPLVSNMDSGGPATKEPHAADPSPHIEGESEPSPFTASISPPLTHNPSPEDPMLLGERSESDDGPAGASIENSQDSPADLSNTSPSRRPSLTSSQPTSAVEGDVEVKENVPLALCVHRPGVDTDSSRSGRLTNSSRSTTENQTNSPDGLLLSLESESSPNSPATLNPSPTLTLPASHKAAQEPAAAQEPAPQASSITPQEPNPEGEMAPSEGESEGTXPSDTSSVMVPESEKVTPSSTEESDRAPEEASQLATPASTPSKPYSCTLCGKAYASRSGLKGHMKTHPVLTNVPAETNVPAETSPSATLTNDTVEDQSSFSANGNSGEQDEKERLAKSPEKLVTLEDQPITAGSGEEAEQPADTTE; this is translated from the exons ATGTCACGCCGGAAGCAGAAACGACCGCAGCAGCTCGTTAACTCGGACCAGGGGGGCACGCGGATACTATCGCACG aTGACCAGCTGTCAGCAAAGTCACCGTCCATGTCTCTGGGCTCAGAACTGACCTCATCTGggtcctcctcgtcctcccccACCTCGCTCGAAGGCCGACAGCCCCCCCTGGCCCCTCGGCCGTCCCCCGGGGGTCTCCACGCGCCCTCCCTCCCCAGCGAAAGCTCTCCGCCCCCCCACTGGCCCAGCCACATCGCCCCCTATaccaccacctccctccccaacacccattcatccctctctccagacTTCCCTCACCCCTCCTTATCCTCGCAGACGCAATCCCTGCCACTCAACCTCAATCAGACATCAGGCCACTGCCTCTCCCACCAGGCCCACTCCCACGCCACTATGACCTCACCACAGATGGGCAGctctgccaccaccaccaccaccactacttccTCCttgtcttcctccctccctccccgccaGGAGAGCACCAGTCCTGGGCATCAGAATGGCTCCAGCCCACCGGTGCCGGGGCTAGGCCAGATCCAGGTGCCCCTGACCCTGGCTGTGGTCCTGGAGgagctgagggtgctgcagcagaGGCAGATCCACCAGATGCAGATGACTGAGGAGATCTGTAGGCATGTTCTCCGGCTAGGAGGTGCCATCTATACCCAAGACACCTCCCAGGCTGGTAGTGGAGAGAACCACCAAAGATCCACAGCAGGATCCCCCTCCCCAACACACCATTCCTATTCAGTACCTGTCCCATCCTCGGCCTCCCCTCTCCTGGcctgcctcccctccctcctccctcagcccACTGTCTCCAAGCCCAGCCTCTCCTCTCACACTAATGGGAGCAGAGTCCCAAACTCCTCTACCTCGCCCTCATCCTCGTCCTCCACCACTTGGAGCTCCTCGATAGCATCCTCCGTGCATCCTCTGTCCCTGGGTCTGCCCCCGCGCTACCTCCATGAGAAATCCTCCAACACCTCCCCGTTCGGCCACAGTAACGGGGTCAGCTTCCCCACCCCGCCCCTCCCCACCACCAGCCACTCCCAAGACCACCTGCTGCTGTCCAGCTCCTCCTCGGCTGGGTCCTCATCTGCAGTGCGTCCACAGCATGCTTGTAAGTTTTGTGGTAAGGTCCTGAGCAGTGATTCCTCGCTACAAATCCACCTACGCTCCCACACGGGGGAGAGGCCCTACCTTTGTCCCGTCTGCCTCAGCCGTTTTACCACCCGCGGGAACCTCAAGGCCCACTTCCTCCGCCACCGTGAACAGAACCCGGAACTGTCGCTCTCGCTGCTCCCTCCGGCTCTGGAGCAGCCCGCCCCCGTTGCCACCACCGCAGGCCAGAGACGCAGGAAGCGCCGGGCGGAAGACGAGGAGCCGCCATTCGGTGGCGTGAAAGGAATGACCGAAGGAATGGCGCTCAGTTTCCTGTCCGGGGCGTCTCCTCKGCTTTCCCCTTCATCTATGCCTATGTCACCCAGTATGGACATGGCGCTGTTGTCCACGGCTCACTCCCTGCTACAGCTGAACAGGGCCTCCGCTGCAGCAGCCAGTGCCTCGAGTAGTGTGTTACcttcatcatcctcatcctccatGGGTGGCCAGTTCAAAGGGGTGAAGCAGCAGAGGTTTGATGAGAACACCCCTCCACACTCCACCATACATCCAGGCTCTCCCTACTCCCAGCTGGCCCACTTCCCCAAGATTCTCTTCCCCGGAGGACCCTCACCCCACCACCTCGCCCTCCTCTGTCCCCCAGGGTCCCACACCACTGCCTCTCATCTCACCTCCCCCCACACCCAGCTCCCCTACCCTCCCTACTCCAAACCCCAGACGTCCTCGTCCTCCACAACCTCCTTCACCCAAACCTCCGACACCTCAAAGTTGCAGCGGCTGGTCATGAAACTGGAGAAGCAGCACCAGGGAGGGGGCCAGTCGTCCTCCTTTGGCCCAGCAGACGGCTTTTTCTCAAACAGGGACACCCACGGCCATGACCTGACCACCAACTCCTACCGCAGGGAGATGATGGCAGCCCTGGGCCTCAACCCCAACCCTGGGGCCATGGTGAGCAGCAACAGCCAGGCACAGGATCTCCCTGGATCCACCAATCCCGCCCTGTCTCCTAATCAGTGTGGGGTGTGCCTGAGGGTGCTCTCCTGCCCCAGGGCCCTGAGTCTCCACCAGGCCACCCACCTGGGTGAACGCCCCTTCCCCTGTAAGCTGTGTGGACGCTCCTTCTCCACTAAAGGAAGCCTGAGGGCCCACCTCGCCACCCACCGCGCCCGCCCGGCCAACTCCCGCACCCAGAACTCCTGCCCTCTGTGCCCGCGCAAGTTCACCAACGCCCTGGTGCTGCAGCAACACATCCGCATGCACCTGGGGGGTCAGATACCcccggggggagagggggaggaaggtaCAAATATGGCCCAAGAAGATCCCACCGATCTGAGCCAGATGACCACAGACTCTCGATCCAAACCCTGCCTCCAAGGCCTCCACCCCCTGGCCTTAACAATGACCAGCTCCATCTCTAACCCACTGGTCAGCAACATGGACTCAGGGGGTCCAGCGACCAAGGAACCCCATGCAGCTGACCCGAGCCCCCATATAGAGGGGGAGTCTGAACCCTCCCCCTTCACGGCCAGCATTAGCCCACCTCTGACCCATAATCCCTCCCCAGAAGACCCCATGCTCCTGGGGGAAAGATCTGAGTCTGACGACGGCCCTGCTGGAGCCTCCATAGAAAACTCGCAAGACTCCCCAGCTGACCTCTCTAACACCAGCCCAAGTAGGCGACCATCCTTGACCAGCTCCCAGCCCACCTCAGCGGTGgagggtgatgtagaggtgaaggAAAACGTCCCTCTCGCCCTCTGTGTCCACAGACCGGGTGTGGATACTGATAGTAGTAGGTCAGGAAGGCTCACTAACAGCTCTAGGTCGACCACAGAGAACCAGACCAACTCTCCAGATGGACTCCTCCTCAGCCTTGAATCTGAATCCAGCCCGAACTCCCCTgccaccctcaacccctcccccaCGCTCACCCTCCCTGCCAGCCATAAAGCAGCCCAAGAGCCAGCTGCAGCCCAAGAGCCAGCCCCCCAGGCCTCCAGTATTACCCCACAGGAGCCCAATCCTGAAGGGGAAATGGCCCCATCTGAAGGGGAGAGCGAGGGCACAGYACCCAGTGATACCTCATCAGTAATGGTGCCTGAGAGTGAGAAAGTGACTCCTAGCTCCACAGAGGAGAGTGATAGGGCTCCAGAGGAGGCCTCCCAGCTAGCCACCCCAGCATCAACGCCCTCCAAACCCTACTCCTGCACTCTGTGTGGGAAGGCATACGCCAGCCGCAGTGGATTAAAG GGACACATGAAGACACACCCTGTGTTGACCAACGTCCCCGCCGAGACCAACGTCCCCGCCGAGACTTCTCCTTCCGCCACCCTGACCAATGACACTGTGGAGGATCAGAGTTCTTTCTCAGCCAATGGGAACAGTGGGGAGCAGGATGAAAAGGAACGGCTGGCCAAATCTCCTGAGAAACTCGTTACCTTAGAAGATCAGCCAATCACTGCTGGTTCTGGGGAGGAAGCAGAGCAACCTGCGGACACTACTGAGTAA
- the LOC112070049 gene encoding tetratricopeptide repeat protein 5 isoform X2: protein MAEVEKDGDPATDKDDLQILKERVDELYHFRDHYFETHCVEDAKRKPSDVAQEMEKTLKKLEEKEESYKHSAEFLLLRGRSLGVAPEFSTTAGECLSRAVKLEPGLVEGWNTLGEQYWKKGDLTTAKTCFTGALQQSKNKVSLRSLSMVLRQLPGGGGDEQGKRVLESVAMARQAVQLDVTDGTSWYILGNAYISLFFTCRQNPQMSQQALSAYAQAEKVDRTATSNPDLHFNRATLFQYEEMFGSALGGYSRAAALDPAWEEPPERERQLLEYLEKLTALTENKGKVKARRLRTMLSNLSPLALGPCSSPQFRSPAGRVGSLEPRTLSALTHGHNAGVATLGKVVFSLASEGRMAFTFGMVDSEETCCVVMVYNTADNWGVLIGDSVVIPEPQVKRHSVAHNDQTFDFRSIRVDSPLLLIVNGKRQNVQAQTAASVSYKPQSE, encoded by the exons ATGGCGGAAGTGGAGAAGGATGGTGATCCTGCGACTGACAAAGATGATTTACAGATTTTAAAA GAACGAGTGGATGAGTTGTATCATTTTCGGGATCATTACTTTGAGACTCACTGTGTGGAGGATGCAAAGAGGAAACCGAGTGATGTGGCACAGGAGATGGAGAAGACACTAAAGAAGCTGGAGGAGAAAGAAG AGTCGTATAAGCACAGTGCTGAGTTCCTGCTGCTGCGGGGCCGATCCCTGGGGGTGGCTCCGGAGTTTAGCACCACCGCTGGGGAGTGCCTGTCCCGGGCCGTGAAGCTGGAGCCTGGACTAGTGGAGGGCTGGAACACACTGGGGGAGCAGTACTGGAAGAAAGGAGACCTGACCACCGCTAAGACCTGCTTCACTGGAGCCCTGCAGCAG AGTAAGAACAAAGTATCTCTGCGTagtctgtccatggtgctgaggCAGCTGCCAGGAGGGGGCGGTGATGAGCAGGGGAAGAGGGTGCTGGAGAGCGTGGCCATGGCCAGGCAGGCTGTACAGCTGGACGTCACCGACGGCACCTCCTGGT ACATCCTGGGGAATGCCTACATCTCCCTGTTCTTCACCTGCAGACAgaatccacagatgtctcagcAGGCTCTGAGTGCCTATGCACAGGct gagaAAGTGGACCGAACAGCAACCTCCAACCCCGATCTGCACTTCAATAGAGCCACG CTGTTTCAGTATGAGGAGATGTTTGGGTCTGCCCTGGGCGGGTACAGTCGCGCTGCGGCCCTGGACCCTGCGTGGGAGGAGcctccagagagggagaggcagctaCTGGAATACCTGGAGAAACTCACAGCACTCACAGAGAACAAG GGGAAGGTGAAGGCCCGGCGCCTGCGAACGATGCTCTCCAACCTCAGCCCGTTGGCCCTGGGGCCGTGCTCCTCCCCTCAGTTCCGCTCCCCCGCAGGCCGCGTTGGGAGCCTGGAGCCCCGGACCCTGTCTGCCCTGACACACGGCCACAATGCTGGGGTGGCTACCCTGGGAAAGGTGGTGTTCAGTCTGGCCTCAGAGGGACGCATGGCCTT taCGTTCGGCATGGTGGACAGTGAGGAAACATGCTGCGTGGTCATGGTCTATAACACAGCAGATAACTGGGGAGTTCTGATTGGAGACTCTGTGGTCATCCCRGAGCCMCAGGTCAAACGCCACAGTGTAGCACACAACGACCAG ACGTTTGACTTCCGCAGTATACGAGTGGACTCCCCTCTGCTCCTCATCGTCAACGGCAAGAGACAGAACGTCCAGGCTCAGACTGCAGCCTCAGTCAGCTACAAGCCCCAGAGTGAATGA
- the LOC139024225 gene encoding uncharacterized protein C17orf114-like, whose protein sequence is MGVKVLQCFPWYRRCKERCKAKQCPPPAVPSEEMKPRLSSTVSCGSEGESSSSLSGSQIYFSTKARLSFRHQMDSNFNAVDATC, encoded by the exons ATGGGTGTGAAGGTGCTCCAGTGCTTCCCCTGGTACAGACGCTGTAAAGAGCGATGCAAGGCTAAACAGTGCCCCCCACCTGCAG TCCCCAGTGAGGAGATGAAGCCCCGCCTGTCATCCACGGTGTCATGTGGTAGCGAGGGCGAGAGCAGCAGCAGTCTGAGTGGCTCCCAGATCTACTTCTCCACCAAGGCTCGCCTCTCCTTCAGACACCAGATGGACAGCAACTTCAACGCAGTGGACGCCACCTGCTGA